A genome region from Perca fluviatilis chromosome 20, GENO_Pfluv_1.0, whole genome shotgun sequence includes the following:
- the LOC120548813 gene encoding uncharacterized protein LOC120548813 has protein sequence MDKAKEIKWMFLLLFIATLIFILSYTMRTPRTYRSTPQPHGPPKTCPLRLSEQTITPLDKTKHLLVSAYMDQREKGLDIRIIGIFKRDSIQPLYCLFCCTGQLSSKTTPATILQHSDNFGFPFVTTDVMCQIPQNCMATHVSLLTQPDSKMVFNQTWLLIRNQKTSEKEEKKLQFDFTVCISNLFGDYNNVLQFAQTLEMYRLLGVDRVVIYNTSCGPDLDRLLQSYSQEGRRRWVPSPPIDHHLKPSRGWLFSESGGDVHYFGQLTTLNECIYRSMDRSRYVLLNDIDEIIMPYQHNNLMSLMDMLQKQHPNTGVYLIENHIFPKKHFEPSGRFHLPQWNGVPGINILEHIYREEPNRNIYHPHKMIVKPRSVGWTSVHEVPKYYGERFKVPPDICRLIHVRVALQGSLTVEQLHEDKRLWDFQEKLIPNVDKVLRRVALLSSEGHR, from the exons ATGGACAAGGCAAAAGAAATCAAATGGATGTTCCTCCTTCTCTTCATTGCTACCCTCATCTTCATCCTCTCTTACACTATGAGGACACCCAGGACGTACAGGTCCACCCCGCAGCCACATGGGCCTCCAAAAACTTGCCCCTTGCGGCTCTCTGAGCAGACCATCACCCCCCTCGACAAGACCAAGCACTTACTGGTGTCAGCCTACATGgaccagagagagaaaggctTGGATATACGCATCATTGGCATATTTAAGAGAGACTCCATCCAACCCCTTTACTGTCTTTTCTGTTGCACAGGCCAGTTATCAAGTAAAACAACTCCAGCAACAATTTTACAGCACTCAGACAACTTTGGTTTTCCCTTCGTCACTACAGATGTCATGTGTCAGATTCCTCAAAACTGCATGGCGACACATGTCAGTCTCCTGACTCAGCCAGACAGTAAGATGGTATTTAACCAGACTTGGCTTCTTATAAGAAACCAGAAGACCAGtgagaaggaggagaaaaagTTGCAGTTTGACTTCACTGTCTGCATCTCCAACCTGTTTGGAGACTACAACAACGTACTTCAGTTTGCACAGACCCTGGAGATGTACAG GTTGCTGGGTGTGGACAGAGTGGTGATCTATAACACCAGCTGCGGCCCAGACCTCGACCGCCTGCTGCAGAGCTACAGCCAGGAGGGCCGTCGGAGATGGGTTCCTTCCCCCCCCATCGACCACCATCTGAAACCATCTCGAGGCTGGCTCTTCTCAGAGAGCGGAGGTGACGTGCACTACTTTGGCCAGCTGACCACGCTTAATGAGTGCATTTACAGATCCATGGACCGCTCACGCTACGTCCTGTTGAATGACATCGATGAGATTATAATGCCATACCAACACAACAACCTGATGTCTCTGATGGACATGCTCCAAAAGCAGCATCCAAAT ACAGGAGTGTACCTCATTGAGAACCATATCTTCCCCAAGAAACATTTTGAGCCAAGTGGGAGGTTTCACCTGCCTCAGTGGAACGGAGTGCCAGGCATTAATATTCTGGAGCACATCTACAGGGAGGAGCCCAACAGAAACATATACCACCCCCACAAGATGATAGTTAAGCCAAG GTCGGTGGGGTGGACGTCAGTGCATGAAGTGCCCAAGTACTATGGAGAACGGTTCAAGGTTCCACCGGACATCTGTCGACTCATACATGTCCGCGTGGCTTTGCAAGGGTCGTTAACGGTGGAGCAGCTCCACGAGGACAAACGACTGTGGGACTTCCAAGAAAAACTGATTCCCAATGTGGACAAAGTACTGAGGAGAGTGGCACTGCTGAGCTCAGAGGGGCACAGGTGA